A segment of the Siphonobacter curvatus genome:
TCAATCAACAGGTCGTCCACTTTCCAGGAAAGTTTTTGGATGCTTAGCGTTCGGACCTTTTTCGTTCGGCGATCTACCTGTTTAACCGTCCAGTCATCGCCCTGAATGCGGCCAATCTTCACATGCTCGAATTGCTTGTTCAGCATTTCATAAGGTGTTTTTTGTACTTCGGGCTCATCGGGCTTAGTATTCGGAAACTGGGTTAATCGTAGATCGAATTGATTGAGCACGATTGCTTCCACGGACAGTTTTTTTCCCCATAACCAAGAAAACAGATGAAAACCCTGCACGCTGATTTCGGGCATATTTCCTTCAAAAATTAAGTCAGGAGCCTCTTTACCTAATTGCCGGCGGCGTGCGGTATCGGCTTGTAGTTTGACGTCCGTAATGCGGGCTTTACCCGTAAAGGGGTTGTACGTAAGCTCATTGAGCTGAATTTGATACAACTGATCTGACTTTTCATAGACCGCTCTTTGAATCTTTTGACCCGCGAAAGGCTTGAGGAAGAAAATCCCCACAATCCATAAACTCAGTACAATCAGCAGGCAAAGGGCAAATACACCCACGAGTAATTTGACAGCAAGTGATGTGGGCTTTAAAGTTCTGTTCATGTGGGTATTTATACTAATGAAAGGAAGGCTAACCCACTATCAGGACAATAAGCGGGGGGACCCGTTAAGGTATGAAAAGCCTGTACCACTTGTTGCGTATTTTCAAGTCATGTCTTCGAAAAGCCTACCAATCAGGGGTATAACGTCCGCAGATTGGGCATGTAGACCACACGTCACTGCTCCAGAGCAGAAGGGATAATTCTTTTGTACCTATAAGCAGTAGAATCATTTGGAACAGCTATGGAATCAACGAACGATACAAATAATTCATGGAGTAAAATGAAACAATGGTGGCGAATCAGTTCACTTATCCGCTGGGCGGTGCTTATTGTAGTGGTACTGATGGTCGTTGCGATTGGCGGTAGTCTTATTTTTATAAAAGATAAAAAACGAACAATGTTTCCCGGTACAGTAGCTTCGGATACCATTCGTGGAGATACACTTTTCGAGCCGACGAAAACAATTCATTTACCCGCTAAGGAAGAAAGAGATAATCATTAGCGGTCTTGTTAACCTTTAAAAACCTGATTAAATAGGGATACGAGAAAGTAATTTTCTCGTATCCCTATTTAATTTTGTTATCTATATTTGAGCTGAAATTCAGTTTTATACCCCATCTGTCATCTTCTTTATGTCCATCAAATTTCGGTGTACAAAATCCTTTTGTACCCTTGGCAGTATTTTCCTGCTCACTGCTTCACTCGCCAAAGCTCAGGAAGTAAATTATGAATCCATCAGTTTTTCGCGAGAAGTTCCCGCTACCTTACCAGCTCTTCAGCAAGACCGCACGTATGATGTACGTGGAATCATTACCAATCAAGTCAATAACGCGTTTATCAGTAAAGAACACGCGGATGATTTAAAAGCGGCTTTTACGGGTAATACCTTAGTTACCAATTTTGGCAAATTAATCCAGGTAGATGATCAGGGCGATCTGCACGTAATTGCTCTCATTCAGGCTTTTAAGTTCATTGGACCTAATCCTTATAATGCTCAGCAATCCCTTGCTCAGGTCGCCGTTCATACCACCGTTTATGATCGGTACGGACGTAAAGTATTTATCAATCCATACGAATCTTCGCAAGTCGCCGTCCCCGCTTCTTCCATCGATTTTAAAAACAATAAACGAGCAAGCTTAGCCCTTTTTGCCCAGAAGGCAATTACGGAAAGTCTCGTGCCTTTACAGAATAAGATTTACGGTTATCAGGGAAAGTTTAGTACGAGTTTAGCGTACCTGGATGGAGTTAAGAAATTTCCTGAATTGAAGGAGTTAAAAGAAGAGATTAATGGCTTACAGAGTACGCTCAAAAAGAACGGTATTGAAGCGTATCTGGAGCAGGCTAAACCTTACCTATCTAAATGGCAGACGCTGGCTAATTATCAGGGAGAAGGTAATGCTTCCGAAGTAATAAGAGCGGCTTTGCAAAACCTGGCCGTTACGAACCTGTTGCAGGGAAATTACAAGGAAGCTATGGTTTACGTTGAACAATATAAACCCATTGACAAGTCGATCCGGCAAATGATGGGTTTGATTTCCTATAAGAACAGTGAAGAGCTGGAATCTATGATTCGTGCCTTTACGCCCGAACTACAAGAAGAAACAGCGAGCCAGCTAGCGGTGCTTTCTACCCCAGAAGTGATGGACCGCTATAAGTACTATCTGATTCCAAAGGCTAAAATTGTCATCGAATCCGGTCGCAATGCAGGTACTTACGAAGGCCTTGTCAAGGTATTACGCAGTGAACCCTATTATCAGTCCAAGGAAAAAAACGGCATGGTCGAACTGCCCTCCACGACTGATTTGTCAGTATGTCTGCCCAGTACAGGTAATGGCTCTGAAACCTGGGTATGGGGCTCTACCATCAAATCCTTTCAGGACGAAAATGGTAAAGAATACCTGATCCGGAAGTTTGGTTCAGCGATTACGGGTGGAGCGACCTACTACCTTTTACAAAATACGTATCAATCGCCAAAACTGGTGGTGTATCAATCGCTCGTTCCGGGAAATACGGAATACCTGATGATGAAAAAAGGGGATGAAAAAGGCGTACGTTCAACATTACTCAATGCCCGGAAAAATATGCTGGAGTATTTGAGTGACTGCCCGGCTATCGGCACCAAGTACGCCAACAGTCAGACGCCGATCAATCTTCAGGAGGTTGCCGAAGCGTATACAGCCTGTAAGTAACCCTCTAAATCCGTACGAAAACAAAACACCCGACTTGGATGCAAGCCGGGTGTTTTGTTTCTAATGCGATTCCCGCAATTTCCAGGTTCCGGATTTTCCAACCAGAAAATCCATATCAGCTCCCTGGTGTGATTGCTGAACGTGATTCAGGTACAAGTTGGTATACCCGCGTTCGTAACCCAGCTCAAGCGGTTGCCAGTGTTTTTTGCGTTCGGCCAGTTCCTCATCGGATACGTGCAGGTGCAGGCTTCGGTTGGGTACATCCAGCGTAATCAGATCGCCGTTTTGTACCAGAGCCAGCGTTCCGCCAATGGCCGCTTCGGGTGAAACGTGCAGCACCACTGTACCGAAACCAGTACCACTCATCCGACCGTCGGAAATACGGACCATGTCGTGGATTCCCTTTTCAAGGAGCTTCTTCGGCAAAACCATATTTCCTACTTCCGGCATACCGGGGTATCCCTTCGGACCGACGTATTTCAACACCATGACACAGGTTTCGTCAATGTCCAGATCCGGGTCGTCGATACGGGCCTTGTAATCGTCAATGTCTTCAAAGACAACTGCCCGGCCCGTGTGCGTCATCAAGTGCGGACTGGCCGCCGAGGGTTTGAGTACGGCACCGTTCACGGCCAAATTACCTTTTAGTACGGCCAGTCCCGTATTGGGTTTGAAGGGATTATCGACGGAAGCAATGATTTCCCGGTTATGGGCATTGGATAAAACAATGTTTTCGCCCAGCATTTGTCCCGTTACCGTTAGAGCATCCAGATTTAGCGAATTGGAAAGCTCTTTCATCACCGCAGGCAAGCCGCCCGCGTAATACAGATCCTCAAAGAAATGCTCGCCTGAAGGCTGAATATTGGCAATGAAGGGAATATTTTCCGACAAGCGATCGAAATCCTGCAAGTCCAGCTCCACACCAATCCGTCCCGCAATGGCCATCAAGTGAATGACAAAGTTGGTAGAGCCCCCGATAGCGGCGTTCACCATGATTGCATTTTCAAAGGCCTTCCGGGTTAGTACTTTGGACATGGTCAGGTCTTCGCGGACCATTTCCACGATCCGGCGACCCGTCATGTGGGCCATGGTTTTTCGACGGGAATCTGCCGCCGGAATCGAAGCATTATCGGGCAAAGTCAAGCCCAGCGATTCAACCATAGATGCCATCGTCGAGGCCGTGCCCATCACCGCACAGTGCCCGGCACTACGGGCCATACAGCCTTCAGCGGCAATGAATTCCTCCTGCGACATCTCCCCTACTTTGTAGGCTTCGGCAAAACGCCAGACATCCGACGTACCGATTTTACGGCCTTTGAAGTGCCCCGCCAGCATGGGTCCGCCCGAGATAACGATACTGGGCAAGTCCACGCTTGCCGCTCCCATCACCAGCGAAGGCGTGGTTTTGTCACAACCGCACATCAACACGACGCCATCGATGGGATTTCCACGAATAGATTCCTCCACGTCCATACTGGCCAGGTTGCGGTACAGCATGGCCGTAGGCTTCATCAAGGTTTCGCCCAAAGACATGACGGGAAACTCCACGGGAAAGCCCCCAGCCTCCCACACGCCCCGCTTGATACATTCGGCGAGTTCGCGGAAGTGAGCATTACAGGGCGTTAACTCCGACCAAGTATTACAGATTCCGATGACGGGCTTACCCATGAATTCATGGTGCGGAAAGCCCTGGTTTTTCATCCAGGCCCGGTAAATGAAACCGTCTTTGCCCGTCTTGCCAAACCAGTCCTGTGAACGGAGTTTCTTTTCTTCTTGCATATTTCAGTGTTCAGTTTAGAGGGTTAGGACTGACCTTGTCCACTGGGGGACGGATTAAAATCCGTCCTTGAAAAAGGGGTCGAGCCTACGGCTCTTGGTCAGTTGGTGGTCAGAGTGATGAGTTATTAAATTAGGTAGCTTTTCGTAGGATGGTAAAATTACCGATGTTCTAAATACGTCAAATTTATTACTCAAGGGCATTTTCTTACGAATGCAGCCCCAAGCTTAACACTTTTCTAGATGCCGAATAACCTTGTATCTTTCACGCGACTCAATAGTTGCTACAAGTACTACTATCCGCTTCATTTCTCCAAAGCATTTTTTCGCCAGCAAAAGCTTACACATGCAAACTCGTTTCCTCTAAAGCTTACGATACAACCGTACGTTTTTCACGAACAAGAGTCGTAGGCTCGGCCCATCTTCTAAGGACGAGTTTTAATCCGTTCAAAGCCCATTCACAAATAAAACACAGTATTCACCATTACAAGTGAAATACTGTGTTTTAGCAGACTCAAAGAAGGGACGTTAGTCGTTTTGTTCGACCACTAACTTCTCAATCAATAAAATCAAAATGTGAATCACTTTAATGTGAATTTCCTGGATGCGATCCGCGTAACCAAAATGCGGTACGCAGATTTCCACGTCGGCTTTTCCGGCTAGTTTGCCTCCATCTTTTCCGGTCAGAATCAATACCTTCATGCCCTTGGAACGGGCGGCTTCTACCGCTTTGATGATATTAGCCGAATTTCCGGACGTGCTGATTCCGACCAGTACATCCCCGGCGAAGCCCATGCCTTCCACAAAACGACTAAATACATAATCGTAGCCGTAATCATTGGATACGCAGGATAAATGACTGACATCAGAAATAGCAATGGCCGGTAGTGATCGACGATCGTTTCGGTAGCGACCCGTGAGTTCTTCGGCAAAGTGCATGGCATCACAATGTGAACCGCCGTTTCCGCAGGAAATGATTTTATTGCCGTTCTGAATCGCCGCAGCCAGTAAGCGGGCAGCGTCTTCAATGTGCTGAATATGTTTAGGATCGTTTAAAAAGCGATCCAGTACTTGTTGAGCTTCTGATAATTCCTGTTGAATAATCGACTGTAACATGGATAGTAAGGATTGGGCGTTCCGGGCCAAATCTTTCCCGAAACGCTGAACATTAAGCCGAAGCCCGGTAATATAAGGTTGAACAGTTTTCGGGACGAAGAATGTTACGGGCCGCCGCCTGAATCAATTCGCCCGATACGGCCTGAATGCGTTCTGCTTCCATATTGGCCCACTCAGCATTTCCGGCGTTGGCCGCAAAAGCCAGATTCATCGCCCGATTCAATAACTCGATTTCGGAGAAGGCTAGCGTTGCTTCAGCCTGATTTTTCACTTTCAGTACTTCCGATTCCATGGGTCCTTTCGCCAGCAATTCATCAATGATTTCCTGAATGGCCTTTTCACCCTCTTCAATCGATATGCCCTGGTTCAGGTTGCCCTGAATGACGAATAAGCCGGGTTCCAGACTACCCGTAGGATACGCATTGATGGAATTAAACAGAGCCTGTTCTTTTACCAGCTTGCGATACAGGCGTGACGATTTTCCCCGGCCCAGAATATCCGCCAACAAATCGGCCGGATAATACCCGGCCTCATATCGACCCGGCATGTGATAAACTTTATACAGAGCGTCTAGTGGTACTTTGGCTTCAACTTCCTGAAAACGGGCCTCGGTTTGCAAGGGCTCCTCAGGCAAAGCCCGTTGATACGGCTGACCGGCGGCAATGGGTTCAAACCATTTTTTGCTCAGGGCTTTTACCTGTTCTACGGTTACATTACCGGCTACCACTAATAGGGCATTGCTCGGCACATAATACCGAAAGAAGAAGTTCCGCACATCTTCCAGCGTTGCTTCTTCGATATGACTGATTTCCTTGCCGATGGTCGCCCAACTATACGGGTGTTTCGTGTACGCCAGAGGTCGAAGCTTCAGCCACACATCGCCGTAGGGCTGGTTAAGGTAGCGTTGTTTGAATTCTTCAATGACCACATTCCGCTGTACTTCCAGTACCTGCGGATCGAAGGATAGCGACATCATCCGATCCGACTCCAGCCAGAAGGCCGTCTCCAGATTCGTTGCCGGTAAGGTGATATAATAGTTAGTAATATCGGCCGATGTAAATGCGTTATTCTCCCCGCCTACCCGTTGCAGGGGGGTATCGTAATCGGGAATGTGTTTTGAGCCCCCAAACATCAGGTGCTCGAAGAGGTGGGCAAATCCCGTTTTTTCGGGGTTTTCATCCCGCGAACCCACGTTGTACAAAATATTGACGGCTGCCATGGGCGTGGTGTGGTCTTCGAGCACATACACCTGCAAGCCGTTATCCAGAGTAAAAGTCTGATAATGAATCATAGTCCTCAACCGGACGTGTTTCGGTGAACGGTTAGTCCGCCGCATCCGTTTCCTTCCGACAAATCTACGGTTATGGGTTAAATGCACCCTATCTTTAACGGCTCAATGTTTTTAAAATTTCCAGTAAGTACCCCACTTTTTGCATACCCATTTGTAAACCTTAGTCATGAAAAATCATACGTATTTACGCTTTCTGCTCCTTCTTCCCTTCCTGATTTTCCAAACTTTCTCCGCTAAATCTCAGATTCTCAACGATCGCGAGACCCAGCAGCAAGTCATTGAAGCCCTCCAAAACATTTACAATTTCGAGTTCAAAGAAGCCGAACCTTTTCAGCAAAAAATCAAAGCCAAATATCCGAATCACCCGGTCAATCCTTTACTACTGGCGATTCAGACATACTGGCAGCATCTGCCTGTATCTGAGAACGCTTCGGCTGCCAATCGGTACCAGTCGTATTTGAATCAGTCGCTGGAACAGGCGGAACAGATGAAGTCCGTCGATAAACACGATACGGAAGCGACGTTTTTTCTGCTGGCCTCCCATAGTTATCTAGCGATGCTGGAATCGGACCGTGGCGAGTTTATGAAAGCCGCTTCGGAAGCCAAGCGTACCTATAACTACATGAAGAAAGGGTTCAAGCTGACGGAACAAAACCCGGAGTTTTTCTTTTCAACGGGCCTTTATAATTATTACCGCGAACAGTATCCGCAAGATCACCCCATCGTAAAACCCATCATGATGTTTTTCCAAAATGGGAATAAAACTTTAGGATTGAAACAAATGGAAACGGGTTACCAGAAAGGCATTTTTACCAAAACGGAAGCTGCGTATTATTTGGTCTATGTGCTGATCAAACATGAAAATAACCCGGCAAAAGCTCTGACTTACTCTACGCCTTTACTAAAAGAATATCCAAACAATCCGGTTTACTTGACACGGCATACCGAAGCCCTCACCTTAGCGGGCCGATACACCGACGCCGAACCGCTGGCTCAACAACTAGCCCAGAAAAAGCAAGTGGTTTTTAAATCATCGGGTGAAGTTTTTCTGGGTTTGATTCTGGAAAAAGGAAAGAAAAACGATGCCGCCGCTGCTGCTTATTACCAGAAAGCCCTGCAAAACAAAATAAGTGAACAGTATACGCAAGATTACCACGCCATGGCTTATTGCGGACTCGCCCGTATTGCGGATCGTTCTGGGAAGAAAGATCAGGCTCGGGAGTACTATAAGAAGGCTCAGAAACTGGCTGAATACCGAAGTACGATGGATGAAATCAAGCATGCTTTGAAGTAAGTCTGACGCTGTACGAAGATTAAATGGGAATTA
Coding sequences within it:
- a CDS encoding IlvD/Edd family dehydratase; amino-acid sequence: MQEEKKLRSQDWFGKTGKDGFIYRAWMKNQGFPHHEFMGKPVIGICNTWSELTPCNAHFRELAECIKRGVWEAGGFPVEFPVMSLGETLMKPTAMLYRNLASMDVEESIRGNPIDGVVLMCGCDKTTPSLVMGAASVDLPSIVISGGPMLAGHFKGRKIGTSDVWRFAEAYKVGEMSQEEFIAAEGCMARSAGHCAVMGTASTMASMVESLGLTLPDNASIPAADSRRKTMAHMTGRRIVEMVREDLTMSKVLTRKAFENAIMVNAAIGGSTNFVIHLMAIAGRIGVELDLQDFDRLSENIPFIANIQPSGEHFFEDLYYAGGLPAVMKELSNSLNLDALTVTGQMLGENIVLSNAHNREIIASVDNPFKPNTGLAVLKGNLAVNGAVLKPSAASPHLMTHTGRAVVFEDIDDYKARIDDPDLDIDETCVMVLKYVGPKGYPGMPEVGNMVLPKKLLEKGIHDMVRISDGRMSGTGFGTVVLHVSPEAAIGGTLALVQNGDLITLDVPNRSLHLHVSDEELAERKKHWQPLELGYERGYTNLYLNHVQQSHQGADMDFLVGKSGTWKLRESH
- the lpcA gene encoding D-sedoheptulose 7-phosphate isomerase, encoding MLQSIIQQELSEAQQVLDRFLNDPKHIQHIEDAARLLAAAIQNGNKIISCGNGGSHCDAMHFAEELTGRYRNDRRSLPAIAISDVSHLSCVSNDYGYDYVFSRFVEGMGFAGDVLVGISTSGNSANIIKAVEAARSKGMKVLILTGKDGGKLAGKADVEICVPHFGYADRIQEIHIKVIHILILLIEKLVVEQND
- a CDS encoding M16 family metallopeptidase; its protein translation is MIHYQTFTLDNGLQVYVLEDHTTPMAAVNILYNVGSRDENPEKTGFAHLFEHLMFGGSKHIPDYDTPLQRVGGENNAFTSADITNYYITLPATNLETAFWLESDRMMSLSFDPQVLEVQRNVVIEEFKQRYLNQPYGDVWLKLRPLAYTKHPYSWATIGKEISHIEEATLEDVRNFFFRYYVPSNALLVVAGNVTVEQVKALSKKWFEPIAAGQPYQRALPEEPLQTEARFQEVEAKVPLDALYKVYHMPGRYEAGYYPADLLADILGRGKSSRLYRKLVKEQALFNSINAYPTGSLEPGLFVIQGNLNQGISIEEGEKAIQEIIDELLAKGPMESEVLKVKNQAEATLAFSEIELLNRAMNLAFAANAGNAEWANMEAERIQAVSGELIQAAARNILRPENCSTLYYRASA
- a CDS encoding tetratricopeptide repeat protein; this translates as MKNHTYLRFLLLLPFLIFQTFSAKSQILNDRETQQQVIEALQNIYNFEFKEAEPFQQKIKAKYPNHPVNPLLLAIQTYWQHLPVSENASAANRYQSYLNQSLEQAEQMKSVDKHDTEATFFLLASHSYLAMLESDRGEFMKAASEAKRTYNYMKKGFKLTEQNPEFFFSTGLYNYYREQYPQDHPIVKPIMMFFQNGNKTLGLKQMETGYQKGIFTKTEAAYYLVYVLIKHENNPAKALTYSTPLLKEYPNNPVYLTRHTEALTLAGRYTDAEPLAQQLAQKKQVVFKSSGEVFLGLILEKGKKNDAAAAAYYQKALQNKISEQYTQDYHAMAYCGLARIADRSGKKDQAREYYKKAQKLAEYRSTMDEIKHALK